In a genomic window of Croceibacterium sp. TMG7-5b_MA50:
- a CDS encoding thioredoxin domain-containing protein, with product MTRRLALAALLPAAMAIVAAAGNWLATVSPQAGGHTIGNPAAPVTLTEYVSYTCPHCAAFTRAAETPLAAGYVTPGRLKVEVRHLLRDPVDLAVALLVNCGPAAKYPQNHAAFMLAQPQWLPRATAASAAQRARWTSGDNGARRRAIAGDVGLYTIAERRGYSRVAADRCLADEAVATRLAAQSEAGWKVPGVTGTPAFALNGTVLAGTHDWALLEPQLRARYRAN from the coding sequence ATGACCCGCCGACTGGCGCTGGCCGCGCTGCTGCCTGCGGCGATGGCGATCGTGGCGGCGGCGGGCAACTGGCTGGCCACCGTCAGTCCGCAGGCAGGCGGTCACACCATCGGCAATCCGGCGGCGCCGGTCACGTTGACCGAATATGTCAGCTACACCTGCCCACATTGCGCCGCCTTCACCCGGGCGGCGGAAACGCCCCTCGCCGCCGGCTATGTCACGCCCGGCCGGCTGAAGGTGGAGGTACGCCACCTGCTGCGCGACCCTGTGGATCTGGCGGTGGCGCTGCTGGTCAATTGCGGGCCGGCGGCGAAGTACCCGCAGAACCATGCCGCCTTCATGCTGGCGCAGCCGCAATGGCTGCCGCGTGCCACCGCTGCCAGTGCGGCGCAGCGGGCGCGGTGGACCAGCGGCGACAATGGGGCGCGCCGCCGGGCGATCGCCGGCGACGTCGGCCTGTATACCATTGCCGAGCGGCGCGGCTATTCACGCGTGGCGGCCGATCGGTGCCTGGCGGACGAGGCGGTCGCCACGCGCCTCGCCGCGCAATCGGAAGCAGGATGGAAGGTGCCCGGCGTCACCGGCACGCCCGCCTTCGCGCTGAACGGCACGGTGCTGGCCGGCACACATGACTGGGCGCTACTGGAACCGCAGCTGCGCGCGCGCTATCGCGCGAATTGA